The Deinococcus hopiensis KR-140 sequence CGCATGACCGGAGCCATCTTCTTGGACAACCGCCCCGCCACGATCATCACGTCCGCCTGCCGGGGCGAGGCGCGAAACACCTCGGAGCCAAAGCGCGCGAGGTCGTTGCGCCCGTCCGTGCTGCTCATCATCTCGATGGCGCAGCACGCCAGGCCGAAGGTGGCGGGCCAAAGGCTGTTGCTGCGGCCCCACGCCACCAGCTTCTCGAGGCTGGAAAACAAGACGCCTTCAGACTCCAGCTCCTGCCAGTCGCGGTCGAAGAGTTCTTTCAGGGCCATGGGCGCACCTCCATTTCATGGCTTTGCAAGTCCGGGTACAGCAGGGAACAGAGGGCAAAGGCCAGAGGCCACGTGGGCCGCGCGC is a genomic window containing:
- a CDS encoding NuoB/complex I 20 kDa subunit family protein; the protein is MALKELFDRDWQELESEGVLFSSLEKLVAWGRSNSLWPATFGLACCAIEMMSSTDGRNDLARFGSEVFRASPRQADVMIVAGRLSKKMAPVMRRVYDQMPDPKWVISMGACASSGGMFNNYAIVQNVDHVVPVDIYVPGCPPRPEALIYAVMQLQKKVRGEAFDELGHQLPMVEAWTR